The genomic stretch atttttcagattttctgtcatatcaaatcttacggcatatgcatgtagcattaaatatagataaaaaataactaattacataatttatctgtaatttgtgaaaaGAACCTTTtgagcataattaatccataattagacaatgtttattttgtaaaaaaattgaaactaaacacggccgaAGATAAGACATTCGCGAGGATTCGTCCCTCGATTCGGAGCTGGAAACGTGCAGGTGGACTTGGATTCCGTATCCGAACGTTCAGAGAAGCCTGCCATGTCGTTTTCCGGGTTTCCAGCTGCTGCGACGGATTCGGACGGTTGTTTGCACAATGCAAAACTGGCCAGTGGCAAGGTCATTGTCGGAGTCGTCGAATAATGTTGTTTGAGACAGGCAGGTCACAGCCAGCCTCACCTTCCTCTCCGACTGTTTTCAGCTCAGGTTCAATGTTCAACTCCATTCACCAACATTCAAAAGGAGAGGTCCCATATTCTTCAACTCAAAATATAGACTATCCGAACTCCCAAATTTTCAACTGCAGTTTCCACCGGATCCTTCAAATTTCTTCTAAGCTTCGAGTTTTAGTGCAGCACTGGACTATAGACTACATAGTACTGCCGCCCGCGAAGATCACCGGCAAAAGACGTCGAAATCAATGTAACATGAGGGGGCTTCCATAATTAGTCATCCTAATTACGTGAGAGATAtgggaaaagaagaaaaattagTATTTTTTGAGCCAACCGAAGCGACAAACTCATGAGCTCTGCAGAAAATCAATAATTACGTAGGTCATTGAATTGTAGCCGAGATCAAAATACCATTCATGTTTCCAACCACATCTTTTTCCCTTAGGTTATTTTTATGTTTATTATTGTTTGTTAAAATTTGACTCTGTTTGTACAATACTAGTCATCTAGGTTCACTTTCTCCTGTCAAGTGGAGCAAAGCAGGTTAGATCGTTTAAAAAGAAAATTGAAATCTATGTCAACGGTTGATAACGAATAACTTTTCCCCGTCTATAGCCTAAAGGCACTGAGTGCACAACTAGTGTTCCAGCGCAGCGACCATTTAGGATTAGAAGCGCTATATGTAATACTATGGCTACAAATGAACGTGCTTGTTTGCCCTCACTCCTCCTTAAGGTACTCCTCTGAAGGATCCAGAGGGAGGAATTACTCCTTAATATAAGGTATTcctctcaaagagcaaaagtgagGAGCCACAAATTGTAGCTCCGGCTCCTCTTACATGAATTAAAAAATAGCTCCTGCTTTCGAAGTGTTTATTATGGACGTCCACTGAATCTTTTGTTGAAGCCAGAGCTGGAGCTACCGAATATACGTTTGGTTTAGGTACCATGAGGTGTGCGCTAGATCCCTTCCATCTCCATGTGAGTATGGTTGATGGTCAAGCTAGGTCAGGAAACTCCTCTATATAATATATCAGGAATATACCCTCAAATGGAGAGATGACCTCGTCCCCTAAAAACAAATGGACATGCATGTCCTCTTTCGTCGATGTCATATCTCACTTTTATGTGCGTGTGATATTGGCAATGTGCACGCGCTCAGCAACCATAATAACAACTCCTTCAACGACACATCTCTTTTTGTATTGTTCAATTTCATAACAGCGCGGAGGCAGGTGAGGACAATACCAGTTGCTAAGGGCAAGGGGGCAATGGGCAAGGCAGGTGAAGGGTGGTGGCTATCCATGGCTGGTGAGGGTGGCCACTCCGAGTGAAGTCACCGGTCTAGGATGGTCAGTTGTTCTAGACGAAGGTTGAGGCGTCAAACATGTAGGCATGGGGTCTGATGTGTACGTGGCTAGTCGATATCGTAGGTAGCGGATGAGGCAATTGTGGTGATGTACACGGGCGGAGGGTGGGACTTGGAGGAGATAACCATTGGTAGGATGACGCATGGGACCATAGATGGAATATCTGGGGCTCACATCTAACCATTTACTCGCAGCGCCATAAAATAATGTTGTCTTATTTTTTTTCCCACTTCCTCTAATTAAAACAACAGGAAGACAATATCAAAGAAACAATAAGCAAAATGGAACCATCCCAACTCAGAAAACATGAATAGTTTGTGATATCTCGTAGTCTCCAAACAAAACTCAtgctagagcatctccaagagttcctAAACCTTCTCCTCATCCTTAGTTTCTAGAAAGATGAGAAAAACATCACTCTCCAACATCTCTTAATACAATCTCCTAACATTTTAGGAGTTGGGGAAAAATCCCCTCATCCGCATAACTTTACACGCCTTAGACGCGCACGTATCCTTGGACTCCCGCTTGGTTTCCTTTGCCTCCCGCTCGGTTTCCCCTTGGCACCATATCTTGCCACCATCACGTGAAGGAGATCTTCACCGCTGGCGTTGTCTAGAGGACTCATCAACTCGAAGAGAAAACACGGCAGGAAAGAGGCGTACAAGTACACAGTGACGCAACGCAGGCCAAGCTCCTCCTTCTCAAGATTGGATATGTTGCGGCACTCGGCCACCAACTCACGCGAGTCATGTCGGAGACGTCCTTGGAGTACTCGGTGAGCGAGGACCGAAGGACAAGGATGAGACCTTGCGGAGCACGGACATCGGTGACGACACCGCCGATGAGGACTTCGCCCTGGAGCCAGAATTAGTGGCGGCGGAGACTCACGCGAGTCATGTCGGAGTCGTCCTTGGAGTACTCGGTGAGCGAGGACCGAAGAACAAGGATAAGACCTTGCGGAGCACGGACATCGGTGACGACACCGCCAATGAGGACTTTGCCCTGGAGCCAGAATTAGTGGCGGCGGAGGTCACGCATACTGTTGCTGACGTCGATCAGTGTCACGAGGTCGAGGGGTGCTCGCTTCTCACCGTTGACCAAAGTTGCGACCACCGACTCTAGTGTCGTGGCGTGCACAAGTACTGCGAAGCTACATTGGACGAGCCATACTTTTGGAGCCACCTTATTGTGCCCTCATCGGCCGCCTAGGTGCACCGCAATGACACTCTCGGCTAGCAGCATGGGAAGGAGGCCTTATAGAAAAAGCATGGCCCTGGCACGCGATGTTGTCTAGCAGCTCTGCCGCCATGGGCTACCCATCAAGGGAAGAAAAACATTAAGTAGGACTaacatttgatttttttttttagaagTTAAATATTATTAACTATTGGAGATGATTTTTCTTTCTCACAGTGTCTTTTTAGGAGTTAGAAAACTTGGATTTTTTAGGACTAATCTTTAATAAACTCTTAGGACACTCTCAAtgtaagactctatcacagagtccaagacaattaattacatattatttatgatattttgctgatgtggcagcatatttattgaagaaagagatagaaaaaataagactccaagtcttatttagactctaagtccacattattcgagataataaataactttagactctatgataacttcccTTGTGCGTGTGCAACAGCAGCCACATCGCTGCAAGAAGCACAAACGAGCACATCCCACACAACTCGTGTCAATGGCGCCACGCACATCGCGTGCTCCAATCCGATTGATAGACGGCCCCGACCTCGCCGCCCCTCCGCCACCCACCCCACCCGCAACCGCGCATCCGCATTCACTTTCCCAGCGAGTTCACTCCACTCCCACCAGCTGTCCCTCCTTGGCGTCCTCGCGTGGCCCCGGTCCATCCCAGTCAGCAGCAGTGCCGCAGTCCTAGCCACGCCTCAGCCCAAGGCCACAGTAGTGCATGCAAATATGCAGCGCAAAGCATATCGCAGCAGCATCATTTGCCCGGTGGCGAGCGAGCGCTTTGCGGAAAGGCACAAACAGAAACGGCAGTAGGcacggccggcggcggcaggcTCGACAGCAATTTTTCtcaagaaaaaaacaaaagccTAAAACGTCGGCGTCGTGGGCGTACAACAGCGTGCCGCCGTGCGTGTACCACCGCCCGCTCGTCTGGTCCTAGAATAGGATAGCCACTCCACCCGTCGCGCGCGCCGTGCCACGCCGGGGGCGCGACGGGGATGCATGGGATCCGGATCGGAAAGCGCTACGCCACCGCGGCACggcagcgcggcatcgacgaCGCAccgcacctcctcctcctcccttttCCGTCCCCCAACTTGCGGCTGCGCGGGGTCCCCGGCGGCCGGCCCCGGGTCGTACCGAGCCACAGGATGCGGCCTCATCGGGAACCTTATCTCCAGCGCGCCCGGGGAGAGGCAGTGAGGCACCTGCGCCGCGCCACACACGCACACACCGGCAAAAGGCCCGGTCCCCGTGCCCGTGTGCCCGCGCGCCGCGCCAAGGATCAGATGGCATGCCCCGTAGGACGAGAAGAGCGGCAAAAGCGCGCCGAGTGGGCGGGCGGATACGTCCTCTCGTCTCGTCGTGTGGGGGTGGGGCTACTGGCCGTGGCCGCGGCCGGTCTTCATCGTGTGCGTAGCGCGCGGGGACTCGTGAGCGCAGCACAACAGGCTGCCGGCTGCCAGCGGCAGCGCAGCGGTGGCTGAAAGCAAAGGACACCTCGGAAGCGACAAGAGCGCGGCATGGGTGCGCTCCGCCGAGTCACGAAGCTCTCGCCGCGCCGGGGGAGAGGAGTCTGGACTCGCTGCAGAATGCAGGTGCTGCCTGGCAGCTTGGGTGTTCACTGTCCGGTCACAATCAGATACTAGTACAGTAGTACTACAGTAGGAGTACTTAACAAAAAACATTAGCAAAGTCTAACGATGCATCGGATATAATTAGTCAGATACaatcaaaatttatttatagTTCACAAATAAACCCACGCTCGTGCACGAACGATTTCCTGCACATAAACTAACAACGAAACGAACAGGAAGAACCAGTCCAATGGCATGGTGGACTAAAAATTTGTTGTTTACTGACCCTGAAAGAATAGATTTCTGGCCTAAAAATTTCTGGCCTAAAAAATCTATTctttggacggagggagtattgatTATAGGCTATCAATTTGTTGTTTACTGACCCACGCCCTGCCCAAAAAGGAATCTTTGATTACCACCACGATCACGGCATAAGTATCCAACCGCATTAGTCAAACACACAACACTCGCCTGCACGACCTCCATTCTGGAATCGCACTATCAGTCAGTCCATCACAAGCTCGGAACCACACAAGCATCCGGAAGCAAACACAGTAAATGAGGCGATGCGCACAGCTATAATCACGAACTTATTTTTCTTTCATAGCTTAATAGTAACAGCTCAATGACTTGTCCACTATAATGTCTTGACAAGCATTACCAAATAACATAGGAAACAGAGCACAGCCACTATAACTTATCATAATGTAACCTACTACCAAAATTACTCTCTCCGGCCGCAAGCTAATGTGCTGTTCGAGAAGAAGAAATCTCTTGGGCACGAGCAGATTGAATTGCCCGGGGAAAAAACCCAAGATCATCCCCCTTCCAAGCACACTCCCGAGGCCCCGATTTATCAAACCAACAACCCTAACATATTAAGGCACACTCCTTAATTCACACGCAGAAATCGACGGTTTGCAGGAAGTCGTCCATGCCGCGGCCCAGGTCGCAGCCAGGCATCTCCGGGAAGACGTCGTTGATGTCGTCGAGGTCGAGGTCAATCTCCAGCTCCTCATCCCCGAAGTCCCCAAGCAGGAGGTCCTGTTCGTCGTCCAGGCAGAAGGCCGCGTCCGAGACGTCCAGCGCGTCCAGCCCGGCGCGGAAGTCCATCGGGTCGATGTCGGGCAGCTGCAGGCCGCGCAGAAGGTCCTGGTAGAACTCTGGGTCGTCCGGCAGCTGCGCAGCAGATTCAGTGGACGGCGGCAGGACGACGGGTGTTGGTGTCGCGACCGGCTCTGGAGACTCGGGGTTCGGCGCTGCTGCCTTGGTGGTGGATTCGAGCACGGACGACGGCGACGGGTGCGCGAACGGAGCAGTCGAGGTGGACGACGAAGAGGACGCCGTCGGGGTAGCGCTTGCCGAAGTAGCAGGTGAGGAAGCGGAAGCGGGCACAGCCtgcccgcggcggcgccgcTTCTCGTCGGCGAAGCTCCGGGAGGCGGAAAGGTAGGCAGCGGAGGCCGCACCGGCGGTGTCGAAGGTGCCAAGCCACTGCCTCTTGCCGGTGAACGGGTTGCGGATCTCCGCCGCCCACTTGCCCCACTTGCGGAGCCTCACGCCGCGGTAGCTCTCCGGCGCCCCGCCGCTGGTGCACGCGGCGACAGTAGCCGCCGGAAGGACCGGCTTGGCTGGGGCCTTGCCGATGTACGCCTCAAAAGAGAAGAGCTTGGTCCTTGTTGCAGGGCCCGTAGTAGGGGCGCCggcagcctcctcctcgtcgtcggagtCCGAGTCCGTGGCGTCGGGGTCCTCAAAGAGGACGCGGACGCGGCGCCTTGGCTGGACCGGCgccggcggctgctgctgcggccgGGACTTCAGGAGGGCAGCGGAGGGTTTAAGGCCAAACCCAGTCATCCTCTTGGTGCTGTTGGGTTTCTTCGCCAGGGCCTTCTTGATGAGAACCTGGTGGTGGTTCAACGGAGCCATCTCTCTTCTATCTCCTCAGCCGGAGAGAACTCTCACCAAAATTGCCAAAACTAAGGGGGAAAACTACTAAAGAAAAACAAGAAACTTTCTCTGAGTGCAAAAATTTGACGGAGCCGAGCACAAATCGGTCGAATCCGTCAGTCTCCTCGACAGAAGCCGCACGGCCTTATGTGGAGGAATCCGGAATACTTCACCCCGAACCCGTCCCTGCCATCACAAGAAGAGATTTTTGTCAAAACCCCATGAAAAGAGCAGCCAAGAACTCCCCAGATCTGGACGAACCGGGCCATAAAACCCGGTCAAAACCTCCCAGATCGGTGAAAACATGAATCTTTTGCGGGTGAAAAAAGGGGGGGAAAGAAGGGGGCGGACAAAGACCTGAGCATCGACGAGGATTTGTTCCAGCCGTTGAGCCCCTTGCGCATAGATCGGCTAGAGCAGGCGAGGGCGCGGAGGAGGACGGCGACGACGGCTACGATGAGCGCTACGACCACCACCAGATCGGAAAAGGGGCAAGAAGACATATACGAGAGTTGGCTGCTTCTTCTTCTCCGACGccggcgcccgtcgtcgtcgcctCCGGCCTCCCTCGCACTCGCTTAAACCCCAACCCAAAGCGGCGAGAGGAGCGAAAGGGGTTGGCCAAGCCTCCTCCGCCGATATTTAATCCCCCGTGCCCGCCGCACCACGCGAGACCTCGCGTCACGCGTCGGCACACCAGCTCCACACGCTGCCAGACGGGCCCGAGTCACTCCTGGACCCACGCGTCATCGAAGATTATCTGCCTAATGGAACGGCGAGAAAAGGAAGGCGGCAATGCGCTGGCGCTGGACGTACACTAAAATCTGCTCCCGATGCTGTTTGTTACGCACACAGTGACTTGTGGACCCAGGGTACTGTTGGCCCCCACAGTCAGTATGGAACGTGCTGGTTTTCCTAGTACAGGACTTCCGTGCCAAACTTTTCTCCGGTTttacctgacatgtgggcccacGGTGTTTTCGTCCCCACCTATCATCGAGATAGAGATGGAATGCTAATGGTGCGGCTAGTGTGGTTTTGGTGGGGTTTATGGATGTGAATGGGCGACGAGAGGACGGCAGATGGAAATGATAAACCTTCGGCTACACGCCTCGCACGAATATCCTGCTCTTTCTTTGACAGCTGGGACCCACACACGAACGGACCCACCCCGCTGCGGACCGAGCAGCCCATCACTTCCGGATCCGGGCGATGGGGATCCCCTCCGTTGGTCGAGGGGAGCTCGGGAGGGATTGCGATTGCGATCCTATGGCTGAGATCCCACACCTCCCGCGTGACCCGCTCAGCATTTACCAAGACCGTCAGTTTGTAAATATAGTAATTACCACATTTAGAGGGCCCAAATTTTACGGGGGTAAATAAATGGTGATTATGTAATACTATACTAGGGAATTAGGAAAGTAGTATGGCACCATTTCATTAGCCCAGGTATAGTTGTGCTTAACCTGTCTAGCTCCTGTTCGTTAGTATAAAAAATAATGAATCAAACTATTGTTCGCTGATatattttaaaagaaataatgctgactaataaaaaaatacagtCTATAAAATAAGCGAATGGAGTAAGAGACATGGGACGTGACTGAGCTGGGGTAGTTTTCACGCATCCTTGAGGGCcaagctaggccttgtttagttccgaaaagtgaaaagttttcggtactgtagcacttttgtttgtttgtgacaaatattatccaatcataaactaactaggatcaaaagatttgtctcgtgatttacagctaaactgtgtaattagtttttgttttcgtctatatttaatgttttatgcatgtgccacaagattcgatgtgacgaaaaattttgaaaactttttggttttcagggtgaactaaacaaggcctactaaAAAGGAGCGATAAAACAGAATTGGAATATTTTGTTTTCCATTCCAAAAAGCGAAGCCAAAACGAAAGGCCACGGGGGGATTTGGTGCCGTTGGGCTTTTTTTAGGTGCCGCAGGTGACACGTGGACGTGCTTGTCCTGGTATCTCGCCATTCgacgcttgtttagttcctgtcGTCCGTAGcatttttagcatattttttTTGAGTTTATTAGAATCTGTCCGTTATTTAGTAGTTTTTTCTTTCGTAACAAATTAACAACAGTACATTTTATCataacttatcagccaaatcaGCAAACCTAAATGTTAACATGAGTTtgctaagaccttgtttagttcctaaaaaaaatatttttcaagattttccgttatATCGAATTTTACAGTATATACATgaggtattaaatatagataaaaaatgactaattacatatttttttctataatttacaagatgaatttttttaaacctagttagtgcaTAATTAAACAAAGGCCTTTTagagtttcaaaaaattttgggttggtacactatagcactttcgtttttatttgacaaacattgtccaatcatggaataactaggctcaaaagattcatctcgcgattttactgacaaactgtgcaattagtttttgtttttctctatatttaatactccatgcatttgCTGGAAGATTTAATGAGACGGAGAATCtttaaaagtttttagtttttagggtgaactaaataatGCCAAAGTAGCCTTCTTAATGCGGAAACTATCATAAGTTTCTATATACATAAATTGTGGTGCCACCGATGTATTTTATTAACGTGGCAAAAAAGTTATTGAAGAGatagagcaaaaatcatagaaaccgaTTCTAAATTAGAAACTACTCCATGTCTACACGAGATCAAAGACACAAAGTGATATGATTTGTTGAGAATGGAGAGTGAATAAATGTGATTGGACATAAAATTTATGTTCTAGAAACTATCCATTCtaaccatagtttctatatatagggTTTGTTCAGTTAGCAAAAATTTAGGATCTCATTtagtgtagcacttttgtttgtatttaacaaatattgttcaatca from Sorghum bicolor cultivar BTx623 chromosome 3, Sorghum_bicolor_NCBIv3, whole genome shotgun sequence encodes the following:
- the LOC8061366 gene encoding ethylene-responsive transcription factor 3; the encoded protein is MAPLNHHQVLIKKALAKKPNSTKRMTGFGLKPSAALLKSRPQQQPPAPVQPRRRVRVLFEDPDATDSDSDDEEEAAGAPTTGPATRTKLFSFEAYIGKAPAKPVLPAATVAACTSGGAPESYRGVRLRKWGKWAAEIRNPFTGKRQWLGTFDTAGAASAAYLSASRSFADEKRRRRGQAVPASASSPATSASATPTASSSSSTSTAPFAHPSPSSVLESTTKAAAPNPESPEPVATPTPVVLPPSTESAAQLPDDPEFYQDLLRGLQLPDIDPMDFRAGLDALDVSDAAFCLDDEQDLLLGDFGDEELEIDLDLDDINDVFPEMPGCDLGRGMDDFLQTVDFCV